ATAATGGCCCCGGCAAGCAATACAATGGTTTGAATGGATTCGGTTACCACTACGGCCCGCAAGCCGCCAATAATGGTATAAATAGACGTGAGCACTGCTATGACGAACACGCTCACGTACATATTTACACCAAAGATCGTCTTCAGCACAATGCCACCGGCAAGGAACGAGAAGGCAATATGAATAACAATTGCTGAAACTATAGAGATGATGGCCAGCCAGTCGCGGCAGGCCCTGTTATACCGCTTTTCCAGAAAATCAGGAAGCGTTGCCACATTCGATTGTAAATAAAACGGCACAAAGAACAACGCCAGCAGTATAAGGGTGAACACGGCCATCCACTCAAAATTGCCGTTCAGCAAACCGGAGTCGAAACCCGATTGCGCCAGGCTTACCAAATGCAAACAGGAAATATTGGTGGCAAACAAAGCCAGCCCGATCATGGGCCACTTCAGGGTTTTACCAGCCAAAAAATAATCGCCCGATTCCGTCTTCGCACCCACCTTGCTCTTTTTTAACCCGGCCCATAAACCTACAGTTACTATAAACAGGATGTACAGTACACTAATGACAATATCAATATTCTTGATCATCGATAACCGGTTTTCAGTTTTTCAGTTCGCAACTGCTGCCTGGCTCCTGTGGTGTTTTGTAAACACCGTTCTCAATATTTGCAGGATGAACAAAATGTTTTTGTAAATGGGGTATATGTTCCAGGAACAAGGCTTCATGCCCCATTGCAATATGATTGAACAATACCAGGTGCTGGTGTAACTGTCCCATGTCGCCCACATGTGGCACTACCGGGATGCCATATTTTTTACTCAACAGGCTAACCGTAATAAATTCACTTACGCCACCCAATCGAACGGCATCGGCCTGGATAAAACCGGCACAACCGGTTTGCAAATAGTTTTTAAAGATGATCCGGTTGGGCACATGTTCACCCAACGCCAGCTTTACCGGCGCAATGGCATCGGCCAGGGTTTTATGCGCCAGCACATCATCGGGATGCGTTGGTTCTTCTATCCAATAGGGGTGCATGGATTGCAACTCACTGCAAATATCCAAAGCCTGGGGCAGCGTCCATTGCTGGTTGGCATCCAGCATCACTTTGCAGTTACTGCCCGCTTCATTTCTTACCAGGTTCGCTCTTCTTATATCTCTTTTTGGATCAGCTGAACCCACTTTTAATTTCATGGCAGTAAACCCTTCGGCAATTGCTTTCCTGCAATTTTCCTTTACCTGTTTATCATCATAATTGAACCAGCCAACAGAAGTATCATAACCGGGATAACCTTTTTCCAAAATGGCGCTTCGTGCTTCCTTACAAGGCAATGCCTGCATTATGATATGCATCGCCTCTTCCCTCGTGAGCACATCTTCCAGGTACGACAGATCAAGTGTATTGACTATTTGTCCGGGAGTGAGATCGATCAACAATTTCCAGAGCGGCACGCCCGTCTTCTTTGCCCACAGATCAAAACAGGCGTTGGTAACAGACGCCAGGCCTAAATGCACGATTCCTTTATGCGGCCCCAGCCATCTGAACTGTTGTTCATTGGACAGTTGCCGGAACAGGCTGCCAAAATCGGCCATGATCTCCGCGATATCTTTTCCTTTCAATTGTGCGGCATAAAAAGCGGCCGCCCTACAAACCAGTTCATTTCCTTCGCCTAACGTAAATGCAAACCCCGTTCCGGTTAAACCACTGTCATCTATCAACTCGGTAACTGCATAGGAATATACCGGGTCCCGGTGAATGGCGTCGCTGCCGGCGCCTCCATCCAGTTTAAACCTTCTATCGTGTATTTTAAATGACCTGATCATCGTTCTTCCCGATTTTACAAGTTAAATGTTAAACATCATTCTCTAAAGACGTCGCCAGCACACTCCGGTACCCCAGTTCAGCCCCTCCACTCACTGGCATAATACAACCGGTAATAAACCGGGCCCGGTCCGACAACAGGAACACGCATGCATCTGCCACTACATCCGCATTAGGGCAATAACCCAATGGATGCATCGCATCCAGGTACTCGCCGATCAACTGCGGATTGGGCTGTTCTTCTTTCCATTTGTGCAACATAGGTGTATATACACCGGAAGGGCTTACCGCATTCACCCGGATATGGTATTTGGCATAATCGAGCGCCATGGCTTTTGTAAGACCATTTATTCCGCCTTTGGTAGCTACATAGGCGGCATGCAATTCCTGGCCAATTTCACCTACCATGCTACTCGTATTCAAAATAGAGCCGGCCGTTTCTTTCAGTGCATCGATGCCATATTTAACGGTATGATAAATACCTTTTAAATTCACGTTCATCAGGTTTTCCCACTCCTGGTCGGTTGTTTCATCGAGTGTTTTTGCCGGATGCGCAATACCGGCATTGTTGTGTATACAATCGATGCGGCCAAATTTGCTCAGGGTTTGTTCAAACGCCATTTCAACTTCATGGGCCTTACCCACATCACAACAAATGAACAAATGATCCTGGCCAAATTCATGTTTCGCATGGGCAAGGCTTAGCGCATCATTCGCCACAATCACTAACCTGGCGCCTTCTTTTATATAAGCGCGGCCACATTCCCGTCCTATTCCCTCACTCCCCCCTGT
The Niastella koreensis GR20-10 genome window above contains:
- a CDS encoding SDR family NAD(P)-dependent oxidoreductase, with amino-acid sequence MELYNKVIFLTGGSEGIGRECGRAYIKEGARLVIVANDALSLAHAKHEFGQDHLFICCDVGKAHEVEMAFEQTLSKFGRIDCIHNNAGIAHPAKTLDETTDQEWENLMNVNLKGIYHTVKYGIDALKETAGSILNTSSMVGEIGQELHAAYVATKGGINGLTKAMALDYAKYHIRVNAVSPSGVYTPMLHKWKEEQPNPQLIGEYLDAMHPLGYCPNADVVADACVFLLSDRARFITGCIMPVSGGAELGYRSVLATSLENDV
- a CDS encoding enolase C-terminal domain-like protein — its product is MIRSFKIHDRRFKLDGGAGSDAIHRDPVYSYAVTELIDDSGLTGTGFAFTLGEGNELVCRAAAFYAAQLKGKDIAEIMADFGSLFRQLSNEQQFRWLGPHKGIVHLGLASVTNACFDLWAKKTGVPLWKLLIDLTPGQIVNTLDLSYLEDVLTREEAMHIIMQALPCKEARSAILEKGYPGYDTSVGWFNYDDKQVKENCRKAIAEGFTAMKLKVGSADPKRDIRRANLVRNEAGSNCKVMLDANQQWTLPQALDICSELQSMHPYWIEEPTHPDDVLAHKTLADAIAPVKLALGEHVPNRIIFKNYLQTGCAGFIQADAVRLGGVSEFITVSLLSKKYGIPVVPHVGDMGQLHQHLVLFNHIAMGHEALFLEHIPHLQKHFVHPANIENGVYKTPQEPGSSCELKN